The following nucleotide sequence is from Bacillota bacterium.
CGGTCGCGTCGGCAGGCTTCACGCTGCTGCAGTCCAAGATGGTGACAATGCCGGGCCTCGGCATGCTTCCCCCCGAAGCCCACGTGTTCCCGCTGGGGCTGCACCTGGTCGTCGGCGGCGTTGCCTTTGGAGTCGGGATGGCGCTGGCCGGGGGGTGCGTCTCCGGCACGCTGTACCGCATGGGTGAGGGGTATGCCGGCTCGTATGCGGCGTTCGCCGGCATTCTGGCTGGCCTCGGGCTCGCCGCCCACACGTGGAACTTCTGGTGGGACCGCTCCATCTCCAGCGGCCCGGCGGTCTGGCTGCCCGACCGCCTGGGTTACGCCGGGGCTCTGGCCGTCACGCTGCTGGGCCTGGCGCTCGTCTGGCTCGTGGTTGAGGCCCTCGAGGCCCGAAGCGGCTTTGCGGCGCTGGCGTTCCCGAACGTCCCGCCGGCGGCCACCGCCTCGCCCGCACTCCAAGGGGGCTGGGATGCGGTGCGGGGCCGCACCGCCGAACTCGGCCGCCGAATCTTTCGGGATGGCTGGCCTGTGCTGGTCGGCGGGCTTTTGCTGGGCGTGCTCAACGTGTACCTGTACGTGGCTCACATGCCCTGGGGTGTTACCGGCGAGCTTTCCCGGTGGGCCATCAAGCTGTACACCCTCGCCGGGTGGGCTCCTGGCCCCCTGGCCGGCGCGGACCAGTTGCCGGGCTGCACGCTGACCGTTGGCGGGAGCCGCCTCATCAGCCACTCGCTGATGCTGGATGCCGGCATGATCGCGGGGAGCCTCATTGCCGCGCTGTGGGCCGGGGAGTTCCACTGGCGCGTCCCTCCGCACAGGCGGCGGTGGCTGCAGTCGGCCGGCGGCGGCGTTCTCATGGGCTACGGGGCCGCAATTGCCGGCGGTTGCACGATCGGGGCGTTGTTCTCGGCCATCCCGTCGCTGGGGCTCAACGGGTGGATCTTCGGCCTGGCTTTGCTCGTGGGAGCCGGGGCCGGAACGAGGCTGGTCCGGCGGCTGGCGTGAAGGCGATACCCCGGGGGGCGTGTCAAACGACCGCGTGTTCGGGTAAAATCGGATAGCCTGGAGAGGGGTTCCCGAAGCGATGCTTCTGGATGTGCGGGGCGAAATCTGCCCCTATCCCATGCTGAAGGCTGTCGAGGCGCTTCCCCGCCTCAAGCCGGGTGAGGACCTCGAGGTGCTGACGGACCACGCGCCGGCCCTGCAGACCATCCCCGCTTACACCGGCCGCCTGGGTTACCAGACCCGCATCGAGCCGGTCGGACCGGGGGTCTGGAAGGTGATCGTCTTCAAGGGGGCGCAGGCTTCATGAAGACCATGCCGCTGCTCACCGCGGAGCAGATGGAGCGATACAGCCGCCATCTCCTGATTCACGAGGTTGGGGTCGAAGGCCAGCGGCGGCTGCTCGAGTCGAAGGTCCTCATCATCGGCGCCGGGGGTCTGGGGTCGCCGGCTGCCCTCTATCTTGCCGCCGCCGGCGTCGGCACGCTCGGCATCGTGGACGGCGACCGGGTGGACCTGACCAATTTGCAGCGCCAGATTCTCCACTACACGCACGACGTGGGCCGCCCCAAGACCCAGTCGGCCCGCCGCACCCTTGAGGACATCAACCCCGACGTCCAGGTGCGCACCTACCAGACGGTGCTCACCTCGGAAAACGCCCTGGAGATCCTCAGGGACTATGACGTCATCATCAACGGCTGCGACAACTTCCCCACCCGCTACCTGGCGAACGACGCCTGCGTGCTGCTGGGCAAGCCCCTGGTGGATGCGAGCGTCCTGCGCTGGGAAGGCCAGGCCACCACCTACCTGCCCGGCCAGGGCTGCTACCGCTGCCTCTTCCCGAGCCCCCCGCCTCCGGGCAGCGTGCCGAGCTGCGCGGACGCGGGCATCGTGGGGGCCGTGGCGGGCTTCTTCGGGACACTGGAGGCGCTGGAGGCCATCAAAGTCGTGCTGGGCATCGGCGAGACCCTGGTCAACAAGCTGCTCTTGTTCGATGCCCTGACCGGCGAACTGCGCACGGTGCGCTGGCAGCGCGACCCCGGCTGCCCGGTCTGCGGCGACCATCCTACCATCAAGCAACTCATCGACTACGAGGAGTTCTGCGGCGTCCCGCACCACGCAAGCCGCGCCCGAACGGCTGCAGCCGGCGCGACGCCGGCCGAGCTCGACCCAGCCGGGGCGTGGCAGCACGTTCAGGCGGGCGGAGCGCTGCTGGTGGACGTGCGGGAGCCGGCCGAGCACGAGTTGATGCGCATCCCCGGCTCGGTCTTGATTCCCCTGGGTGAGCTGGCCGCCCGGGCCGGCGAGTTACCGCGCGACCGGGAACTGATCCTGTACTGCGCGGTCGGCGAACGAAGCGCCCGGGGCGCGGCAACCCTGCGGCAGCTCGGCTGCTCGAGGGTCGTGAACCTGCAGGGCGGCATCATCGCCTGGCTC
It contains:
- a CDS encoding YeeE/YedE family protein, translating into MTTAVQPARRVLPASAIAGTAVAAGALGIGLYTAGMNREFPLFWAFGLAFGFILQRSRFCFASAFRDLFLFGSSRTLKAILAGMAVASAGFTLLQSKMVTMPGLGMLPPEAHVFPLGLHLVVGGVAFGVGMALAGGCVSGTLYRMGEGYAGSYAAFAGILAGLGLAAHTWNFWWDRSISSGPAVWLPDRLGYAGALAVTLLGLALVWLVVEALEARSGFAALAFPNVPPAATASPALQGGWDAVRGRTAELGRRIFRDGWPVLVGGLLLGVLNVYLYVAHMPWGVTGELSRWAIKLYTLAGWAPGPLAGADQLPGCTLTVGGSRLISHSLMLDAGMIAGSLIAALWAGEFHWRVPPHRRRWLQSAGGGVLMGYGAAIAGGCTIGALFSAIPSLGLNGWIFGLALLVGAGAGTRLVRRLA
- a CDS encoding sulfurtransferase TusA family protein, with the translated sequence MLLDVRGEICPYPMLKAVEALPRLKPGEDLEVLTDHAPALQTIPAYTGRLGYQTRIEPVGPGVWKVIVFKGAQAS
- the moeB gene encoding molybdopterin-synthase adenylyltransferase MoeB gives rise to the protein MKTMPLLTAEQMERYSRHLLIHEVGVEGQRRLLESKVLIIGAGGLGSPAALYLAAAGVGTLGIVDGDRVDLTNLQRQILHYTHDVGRPKTQSARRTLEDINPDVQVRTYQTVLTSENALEILRDYDVIINGCDNFPTRYLANDACVLLGKPLVDASVLRWEGQATTYLPGQGCYRCLFPSPPPPGSVPSCADAGIVGAVAGFFGTLEALEAIKVVLGIGETLVNKLLLFDALTGELRTVRWQRDPGCPVCGDHPTIKQLIDYEEFCGVPHHASRARTAAAGATPAELDPAGAWQHVQAGGALLVDVREPAEHELMRIPGSVLIPLGELAARAGELPRDRELILYCAVGERSARGAATLRQLGCSRVVNLQGGIIAWL